From Bos mutus isolate GX-2022 chromosome 5, NWIPB_WYAK_1.1, whole genome shotgun sequence, one genomic window encodes:
- the LOC102285158 gene encoding olfactory receptor 6C74 gives MKNHTTVTTFILLGLSNDPQLQVVIFLLLFFTYLLSVTGNLIIIILTLLYSHLKTPMYFFLRNFSFLEILFTTVCIPKFLVSMATGDKTISYNNCAAQLFFTILLGATEFFLLAAMSCDRYVAICKPLHYTTIMSDRVCNLLVFASWLAGFIIIFPPLLVGLQLDFCAANTVDHFFCDVSPILQLSCTDTEKVEIMMLLSAILTLLVTLVLVIFSYTNIIRTILKIPSSQKRRKAFSTCSSHMVVVSISYGSCIFMYVKPSAKQRVSLNKGIALLSTSVAPMLNPFIYTLRNRQVKYAFKLMIKNIEAFLIK, from the coding sequence ATGAAAAACCACACAACAGTAACAACCTTTATTCTTCTTGGACTAAGCAATGATCCACAATTACAGGTggttatttttcttctcctttttttcactTACTTATTGAGCGTCACTGGAAATCTAATCATCATCATCCTTACCCTGCTATATTCACACCTCAAGACACCTATGTATTTCTTTCTTcgaaatttctcatttttagaaaTCTTATTCACAACTGTCTGCATCCCCAAATTTCTTGTCAGTATGGCAACAGGTGATAAGACCATTTCTTACAACAATTGTGCAGCACAGCTGTTTTTTACTATTCTCTTGGGTGCAACCGAATTTTTTCTTCTGGCTGCCATGTCCTGTGACCGCTACGTGGCCATCTGCAAACCCCTGCATTACACGACCATCATGAGTGACAGAGTGTGCAACTTACTGGTCTTTGCGTCATGGTTGGCTGGTTTCATAATAATTTTTCCACCACTCCTCGTGGGTCTCCAGCTTGATTTCTGTGCAGCCAATACTGTAGatcatttcttctgtgatgtATCTCCTATATTACAACTCTCctgcacagacacagaaaaagtagaaataatgatGCTTCTCTCAGCCATTTTAACTCTCCTGGTTACTCTGGTGTTAGTGATTTTCTCCTACACAAACATCATTAGGACTATTCTGAAGATACCTTCTTCTCAAAAGAGGAGGAAAGCCTTTTCTACATGTTCTTCTCACATGGTGGTTGTGTCCATTTCTTATGGAAGTTGCATCTTCATGTATGTGAAACCCTCTGCCAAGCAAAGAGTGTCTTTAAATAAAGGGATAGCTCTGCTCAGTACTTCTGTTGCCCCCATGTTGAATCCTTTTATTTATACACTGAGAAACAGACAAGTGAAATATGCTTTTAAGCTCATGATCAAAAATATTGAGGCTTTCTTAATAAAGTGA
- the LOC102266447 gene encoding olfactory receptor 6C74: protein MGNHTRVVVFILAGLTSNPQMKIVLFIFLLLTYLLSITCNLIIITLTLVDTHLKTPMYFFLQNFSFLEISYTTTCIPKLLVMMATGDKTISYNSCVSQVFFAFLLGASEFYLLAAMSYDRYVAICKPLHYTTIMNSKICMQLVLSCWFAGFFVIFPPLLYGLNLDFCASNVVDHFYCDTTPLLQISCSDTKLIEMMGFISAVVTLVITLVMVIISYTCIALTILRIPSASHRRKAFSTCSSHMIVISLSYGSCIFMYVKPSVKQRISFSKGISVLNTSVVPLLNPFIYTLRNQQVKKAFMNMIHRVVSFSKE, encoded by the coding sequence atgggaaATCATACAAGGGTTGTAGTGTTTATTCTAGCAGGTTTAACAAGTAACCCACAaatgaaaattgttttatttatctttctcctaCTCACCTACTTGCTTAGCATCACTTGCAATCTGATTATCATCACACTCACCCTGGTAGATACTCACCTGAAGacccccatgtactttttccttcaaaatttttcctttttagaaatttcatataCTACTACATGCATTCCTAAATTACTGGTTATGATGGCAACAGGGGACAAAACCATTTCCTATAACAGTTGTGTGAGTCAAGTgttttttgcctttcttcttgGAGCATCTGAATTTTACTTACTGGCAGCAATGTCCTATGACCGCTATGTTGCCATCTGTAAGCCCTTGCATTACACAACCATCATGAACAGTAAAATCTGCATGCAGCTTGTCCTCAGTTGTTGGTTTGCTGGATTCTTTGTCATCTTTCCACCACTCCTCTATGGCCTAAACCTTGACTTCTGTGCCTCCAACGTTGTTGATCATTTCTATTGTGACACCACTCCCCTCCTACAAATCTCCTGCTCAGATACAAAGTTAATCGAGATGATGGGATTCATCTCAGCTGTGGTGACACTGGTGATCACATTGGTAATGGTGATTATATCATATACCTGTATTGCCTTGACCATTCTAAGAATTCCCTCAGCTAGTCATAGGAGAAAGGCTTTTTCAACATGTTCTTCTCACATGATTGTGATATCCCTTTCTTATGGCAGCTGCATCTTTATGTATGTTAAACCTTCAGTAAAACAAAGAATATCATTTTCCAAAGGAATTTCAGTGCTCAACACCTCTGTTGTTCCACTTTTGAATCCTTTCATTTATACCTTAAGGAACCAACAAGTGAAGAAAGCCTTCATGAATATGATACATAGAGTTGTTTCTTTCTCAAAGGAATGA